The DNA sequence GAACTATAACACATGGCGTCTGTGGATTTCCAGCTGCAGTGGTATTCCTATTGGCATTAGATATTGTATGACTAAAACTAATTGTTAGTTGGAAGACACTGCGACACAaacttgttgtcattgtaggtaCCTTTTCTCCATGTCACTCTCAACACTTTGGTCATCAACATCGTCGTTGTTATCCAATATGAAGACGGGTGCCGTTCCAAACTCTTCTCCCTTTGTTTTGACAAACTGCTCATTCAAACCAGCTTCCCTCAGCTTGTCTCTGTATATACGCTCCGCGTCAGCCTTGGCGTTTTTCTAGAGCAATTCCATCAAAGGCCAGGGAATAGACAAGGTGCACAACAGTAAATAATACAACAGTTGACCGCTTAAAGGCTCTTCTCAAGTGTTTGCAATTCCAGAAAATGAGTTTCCAGGTCAATGCAAGCCCATAGTTTACCTGGGACACCTGTTCAAACAGGTAAGGACGGACAGTTACTCTGGCCTTTATATCCTGTAGCTCCTTCTTATACTCTCTCGTCCTTTGTTGGTCGGCCTCCCTACATGTACAGAGCCACATAAACATTAATTCAACATTAAGTACAGATCAACAACTCTTTAATCAGTCTGTTCTTTTCTGTTTTCATCTGAGGAATTTCCCAGTACTCACCGGTGCTGTTTCAGCTTCTCATGATACACCTCTTTCAGGCTGCTATGAGGGTCCATGACCTTGGCGCGGACAGCCACTGTCTTCTTCATGGCCTGAGACCTCTTCCTATGTCTCCGCATCCACACTGCACTCTCCTGCTCCTTGCTCTCTTTCTGCTCCACAGACTTTCTGATGAaccagggagaggacaggacagagatgagTATGACTATGTCCTGTATCTTTActtattgagacagacacacctgatAATGAAGTTCACAGTTCCCCTTTACCTAATGGCCATACAGCGTTTCCTTGCTGCATCTGTGATGTAGGTGGGAAGCGTATCTGTAGACAGTGATGTTAAGCCTCCAAAGGAATTGCTTCTCTTCAAAACGGCACTGACTATGGGTTCCTAAGGACAAAAATAACACAAGGAAACAAAACATTTCCAAAGATAGAAAGAGAAATTTCATTTCAAGTTCTATTTGCAGAGTTCTACAGTAAGCTCACCTGTTCTTTTTCAGAGCTGCTTCTGCTTGGTCTTGAAGGCAGAGTTGACGTCCGCAGGTGGAAGGGCTGACACTTGGTAACATTTTTCCTCTCTGCCCTCTTCAGTGATTCCCTCTGAAAAGCCTTGTGCAGCCTGTCAAAATCAGGGACCTGGGAGTTGGTCTTTGGCTGGAAGGTAGGCTTCTGATCCAGGAAGGCCAGAACCTCCTTCTTAGTCCGTTGGGCGGTGCGTGGCTCCGGATTCTCAGTATGAGTTTGGTTCTCTATAGGTGCTGTGGACTTCCTCAAAGTCTCCTGGGCCCTCAGCTGAATGCGTACCTTCCTGCGTAGCTCCTCCTCTACAGAGCATACAGAATTTAATTAGAAAAAAATAAGATTTAGGGAGGATTATAATACTTTTATAATACAATTTACTGCACCTAAGCAAGATCTTTGGAGATATATTATTTAGGCAACACACCTTTTAAATGCTCAGAGACAGCATGGTCTTTGATTGCTTTCGGTACTGGTTTCCTGACATTGGTGGCTTTTTGAGACTGTGCCACTGTGCTTATCATTTGCAtcagcttctctctcttcttctcatctctctccaggAAGCTGAAGGGCTTCTGCATGGAGAGCAGGAAGTCCCTCCTCTGTTCATggccttccttcctctctttctgccGCACCTGCGTCATCTCATCATAGAGGGGCAAAAACACATGGCCAGGCACAGGAACAGCACGAAACTTCCTCTGACATTccgcctcctctttctcctctttgcTTTGTTGGAGCTGCTCTGTTTCTGTTGGGCCTTGGTGCTGAAGATGTTGTGGTCCTCTGTGTGAAACAGTTGTGGCAGAAGCCCAGGCTGCAGAAGATGTGAAAAACCTCCCTGACTGCCTGAGCTGTGTGGATTTCCTCGAGGTAGACCTCCTACCTGACATCAGTTCAGACATGGAACTGGATTTCCTCGGTCCCCTACATTTGAGATTGTTTTATTTAACATAGAACAATAGGATATTTGAGACTTACAAAACATATATATTGTGATAACTTATTTGCATCATTGGGTGACTTGACATACCTGGCCTGAGAGCTGAAAAACTCGTCCAGTTGTCTGTCAGCACTAGACTTCCTGTCAAAGCCTGCTGACAGCATAGAGTTCTGCTGGATCCTTTTCTCAaggccctctctctgtctcctctctgtctcctgcagctGCTGCGTGTGGGCCTCCTTCATCTCCTGCAGTTGGTGCTGAAGCAGCAGCTCTGAACTCAGGCCATCCTCCAGAAAAGCCTGCAGGTCAGCCATGTTCCTCTGCTCTTGCATCCTAGCAGCAGTG is a window from the Oncorhynchus keta strain PuntledgeMale-10-30-2019 chromosome 35, Oket_V2, whole genome shotgun sequence genome containing:
- the fam161b gene encoding protein FAM161B, with the translated sequence MLGSGGHTAARMQEQRNMADLQAFLEDGLSSELLLQHQLQEMKEAHTQQLQETERRQREGLEKRIQQNSMLSAGFDRKSSADRQLDEFFSSQARGPRKSSSMSELMSGRRSTSRKSTQLRQSGRFFTSSAAWASATTVSHRGPQHLQHQGPTETEQLQQSKEEKEEAECQRKFRAVPVPGHVFLPLYDEMTQVRQKERKEGHEQRRDFLLSMQKPFSFLERDEKKREKLMQMISTVAQSQKATNVRKPVPKAIKDHAVSEHLKEEELRRKVRIQLRAQETLRKSTAPIENQTHTENPEPRTAQRTKKEVLAFLDQKPTFQPKTNSQVPDFDRLHKAFQRESLKRAERKNVTKCQPFHLRTSTLPSRPSRSSSEKEQEPIVSAVLKRSNSFGGLTSLSTDTLPTYITDAARKRCMAIRKSVEQKESKEQESAVWMRRHRKRSQAMKKTVAVRAKVMDPHSSLKEVYHEKLKQHREADQQRTREYKKELQDIKARVTVRPYLFEQVSQKNAKADAERIYRDKLREAGLNEQFVKTKGEEFGTAPVFILDNNDDVDDQSVESDMEKRDGNVDVGEEIEEVEEESVKTRVE